The sequence CTAATATAGCAgtctaaaggccggctcagactacatgatttttaTGGCCTTTCACcttggcaccatgtcagacaaCACAACTTAAATCTTGTGACATCTTGGTTGATAGCCTGGCAACACTACAAGGCTGATCTGACTTCTCATTGTACGCTGATGTCACCACCATCTCTGCGACTGAATGCAAGTTCACAAGACGTCAGGGAGGCGGGTCAAAGGGAGTGAATCAGAACTACAACAGAAGAGCTCCATGTAATGCCACTTTTCCTTTgcactgaaaagaaaacaacaaacaagaaacaactACAATTATGACCTTTTCATGTCAAGAAAAATAGCCCCGTTAACCTTGCCAATACGTACAGCTTCACTGTATGTACACATAAATGCCCTGAGGGAGTGAAGTGGGGACTTGTATAATGTCAGTctgttaaataataaaacaaagatggGGAGAAAATACTCTCCTGTTGGTCTGGATACACATTGTTGACGtaagggtgtcaaactaaatGATGATGCAAGATGAATTCTGACAagtcttgttgaatcatggTATTGGGGCATCtttgatgtcattgatcatgtcacaATACAGGGGTGTTTGTCGTTCTCGATGCTCAAATTCAGGCTCGGCATTTGACAATGTGCTGCACCGTTGCAATCAGGCCCAAATCTGGTTGATTTCATccagtctgagctggccttagGCTAAAACGTGATCGAGTTTTGGGATTTTGAACAATGCCAAACAGGGTTTTATGGACCCGGGTTTATGCCTCCATCCCTATAAATGAGGAGCAGGATAACTGTAACATAAACACCACACATCTGACAAGTTTTTGAACAAATTACCAGTTGCAACAAGCCTTGAACTGAGCCCCACTGCTCTGATTGTTCAGGGGAAGTTAGACCAGAAATGTTCAGTATATGTTTAGCCTTAGTGTGCTGCAGAGGGAAGCTTTCCTTCACTGGCAGAAGGTATTTCCATACATGAAAACTACGAGTTAACAGATGAAAACACTATGAAGATAAAGACAGTAAAGTAAGAACACCCTCTAAGTAAGGCCCATCCGCATGAAGACACGGAAAAAAACTGTAGTGCTTTttaaattgattatttttgatGAACCTGAGTAAACcagatatgtttaaatgttatttGACTTCTATCAAAATAACGATGCTTGAGCCTAATAATGCTTTTTTAGCTCACCAAAATGCTGCGTCTTCTGTATAACCCTTAAAAAAATCCCATCAAGTGCTGCAAGATCATACATTCCCACTAATTTTCAACAGtacataacttaaaaaaaatgtgactgttATTGTCTCACCACATATTAAGACAAGCAATATCCTGGACAAATGTGTCTCTTCAGACTTTGAAGCCAAGTGAATCTTTTATCGCAAACACTGCAGCTGAACTGTTTCTGTGCCGTGTGGACAGTCAGGTGGCGTTTTATGTCTTGTTTTGATGAAAATCTTTTCCCACAGACCACACAGCTAAAGGGTTTTTCTCCTGTATGGACAGTGGAGTGGCGTTTCAGATTTCCTTTTTGAGTGAATGTCCTTCCACAAACTGAACAATGATAGGGTCTCTCTCCAGTATGGGTTCTCATGTGTATATCCAGCTGAGATCTGCAAGGGAAACCTGCGTTACAGATCGAACAGTTAACCATCGGTTCATCGGGTGGAGCTTGGACATTTGTTTGATGTGACTTTTCTTGAAACCTTGAACCATGGACAGATGATATGTAGAGTTTCCTTCTCATGTGGGTTTTCATATGTCTCAAAAGCTCTCCTCTCCATGGAAAACTTTTCTTACACAGTGAGCAGCTGAAACGATTTCTCTCTGAGTGACGGATCATGTGAGCTGATAAACAGTTCTTATTTGAGTATCTTCGACCACAAACTGAACAACCAAACGGTCTGCTTGTTTCTGTGTCCTGGGGTTGCTTCTTTTGTTCAAAACTTGGAGCACAATCAGAGGAGCTCACAGGTGTCTTTTCAGCTTTACACTCTGTATTAAAAACAGGTAGTGTGTCGTTTTGTAGAGGGATTAAACTTGACAGAGGTTCACTGATTTCCTTCAAATCATAACCAAAGCCCTCATTCTCACATTTAGAGGAGAGAGAAATCTTGTCAGGAGAAACTGGCTGTAAATGACTGTCTGGGTCAAAGTCTCCATCCAGTTCTgatcctccacagtcctctccatcagccTCTGTTTTCAAATGCTCTGTGTCTCTGTTCCCTTCACTTTGGTGTTCATCAAGCTGTGAAGACTGAGCTTCCTCCTCAAGGACAGGACTGAATGTGAGAGTGTTGACTTCATCCTCCTCTAATCCTTgaagctgctctctctcctgacTGATCCACggttcctcctgttcctctttaatgtccACTGGTTCTGATGGATTTTCTTTATCCACACTGTGGCTCCAATCTGGTTGGTGAGGGGAAATATCTTTTCTTACCAACTGCAGCTGGACATCTGTGAAGAGAAATTTAATCTTTCAGCAGGGTAGATTGAAAAGTGAGAGAGCTAAATATGATGACAGAAAGGCAACATAAAATGTAACAAGATCTCAGGTACCGATGAGGATAAAATTATTTGCCCcacatgaacatttcagtttttccagAGTATTTCCCAGGTGTTCTTAAACAGAATATGggttttaacacagcttttccaaacatcctagttttgtTTTGGACacttaaattattttatcttGAACATTGAAACAAAACTATTTCACAAAATCAAAAAACTACCAAGATccaaattattagccccctttagaaGTGACCTTTAAGTCAAGCTagagcacaaaccactgttagTCAATGATGTGTCTTAACTTTgcaatgctcaaagcttgtaaactCAAGTTAAAACCAAGGGTTATTTCCCAGTTTAAACACAGTATAAAAGTCTCAGAAAGGGTTTGAGCTGCCACTTGAGAGGGCACAAAgacaaaaccaaaataaatcagtttagacttgagaaaaagaattgttgatgctcacaaagcaggaggaggatctacaaagttatcacagcttttccaagtgtcaagaactggggTGAGGAGTATCCTTAATTCAAAGAGAGCCATACAGTCTAGAACAAGCCTGGAAGAGGTAGGGGGAGagagatttcaaagactctaaaaagaaaactagtaagagatgtgtctaaagacacaaaacaactaCCAAGATGCTAGTgaatgacttagccaagtcGGGAATTGGAGTCCGAAAGAAGACAATCACCAGAgtcctgcacaggaatggactgagaggttgcagaccaagaaaaactccacttctgcagaagggacaccttcaagccagaccaAAGTCTACtgaggacaacctggagaaaggtTATGCCTAATGGAAGTAtatcctttggtcagatgagaccaaactaaaGCTCCCTGGCCTCGGAGTCGTAGCTTATGTtcagagaaagaagggagaggaaCCCAAAGaacacagtgaaacacagcGCTGGGAGtattgtggggatgcttcagtgaaTCTGGACCTGGGAATCTCGTAAAGGTGGagggaatcatgaagaaagaaggatatttGATGGTTCTGAAAGAAAGCttcaagcagtcagcagcaaaactgtcTCTGTACTGTTGCTTTGTCCAACGcaacaatgacccaaaacatacatgGCTCCTGATGAACAATGACCTTCAGAAGACCTTCAGaaggcctgcacaaagccctggcTTAAATCCCAATGAAAATT comes from Cheilinus undulatus linkage group 16, ASM1832078v1, whole genome shotgun sequence and encodes:
- the LOC121523601 gene encoding zinc finger protein 69-like, giving the protein MSKVKMLRSAVNQRLTAAVDEILELFERTATQYEEQISRLKGENERQQKLLDAVFIPEVQLHREDVQLQLVRKDISPHQPDWSHSVDKENPSEPVDIKEEQEEPWISQEREQLQGLEEDEVNTLTFSPVLEEEAQSSQLDEHQSEGNRDTEHLKTEADGEDCGGSELDGDFDPDSHLQPVSPDKISLSSKCENEGFGYDLKEISEPLSSLIPLQNDTLPVFNTECKAEKTPVSSSDCAPSFEQKKQPQDTETSRPFGCSVCGRRYSNKNCLSAHMIRHSERNRFSCSLCKKSFPWRGELLRHMKTHMRRKLYISSVHGSRFQEKSHQTNVQAPPDEPMVNCSICNAGFPCRSQLDIHMRTHTGERPYHCSVCGRTFTQKGNLKRHSTVHTGEKPFSCVVCGKRFSSKQDIKRHLTVHTAQKQFSCSVCDKRFTWLQSLKRHICPGYCLS